Proteins from one Triticum aestivum cultivar Chinese Spring chromosome 7A, IWGSC CS RefSeq v2.1, whole genome shotgun sequence genomic window:
- the LOC123147237 gene encoding probable E3 ubiquitin-protein ligase ATL44, with the protein MRAPASLLHRTALASAGTGQTSSSSSSPPQQQEQTAPVMAVNSDMVVILASLLCALVCVLGLALVSRCACRRRRSASSSDHSPPPPKGLKKKAIDALPAVSFAAAASPTPGACSSSECAICLADFTEGEGLRVLPRCGHHFHVGCVDAWLRTCATCPSCRSPIIVSAPVQPPATPTVVVVVAANNMCGRCGEVAAPAGGEDSTTVFP; encoded by the coding sequence ATGCGCGCTCCGGCGAGCCTCCTGCACCGGACCGCCCTCGCGTCAGCCGGCACCGGCCagacatcgtcgtcgtcgtcgtcaccacctcagcagcaggagcagacgGCGCCGGTGATGGCGGTGAACTCGGACATGGTGGTTATCCTGGCGTCGCTCCTGTGCGCGCTAGTCTGCGTCCTCGGCCTTGCCCTCGTCTCCCGGTGCGCATGCCGGCGACGCCGCTCTGCCTCATCCTCCGACCACTCTCCTCCGCCGCCCAAGGGCCTCAAGAAGAAGGCCATCGACGCACTTCCCGCCGTCTCCTTCGCCGCCGCCGCTTCTCCGACGCCAGGGGCGTGCTCGTCCTCTGAGTGTGCGATCTGCCTGGCGGACTTCACGGAAGGGGAGGGCCTGCGGGTGCTCCCACGGTGCGGCCACCACTTCCATGTTGGATGCGTCGATGCCTGGCTCCGGACCTGTGCCACATGCCCCTCCTGCCGTTCCCCCATCATCGTTTCTGCGCCCGTGCAGCCGCCGGCGACACCCACGGTGGTGGTTGTAGTGGCGGCAAACAACATGTGCGGGAggtgcggcgaggtggcggcgccggCTGGTGGTGAAGATAGCACCACGGTCTTCCCTTAA